The DNA region AGCAGCACAAGCAGCGTAGTTAAGTGTAGCTGCAAACGTTGGAGGCTTAACTATACGTACTGTCTTCCATTCCTTTTCATAGTCCCAAGGCTTTGTAGCAAGACCTGTCCACTTGTGGTCATGGAGCTTGTGGTAGTAAAGACCAGCAGCCTTCTTGCCCCATGTTGGTTCAGAAGCGTCAACCTTCATTTCAGCGATCCAGTCGAGTTCTACTGCTGCTTCGTCGAGTACGTCAGGAACCTTGTTGCCTGTTTCAGGAACTACTACTGTGCCTGAACCGTCATCGAACTTCTTGCTTTCGTCAACAAGAACAGCTCTTTCGTACATGTTCTGGAGTGTCCATACTGAGATACCGCCGTTAACAACGTACTTACCGTGGTCACCGGCATCGTACCAGCCGCCGTTAGCTGTGATCTTTGATGATGCGTATGTTGATGTAGCTTCTGATTCTGAAGCGTATTCGTTCTTCCAGATCTTCTGAACTGAAGCTGTATCTTCCTTATGACCGCCCTTGTGAGCGAGTGTTGACTTATCACCTGATGTGATGTACTTTTCTTCGATATCGATACCTGAACGGTTCTGATAGAAGTAGTTCATCGCATTTGTGAGGAGATTGTGATCTGACTCTGAGTAGATGTCATCACCGATCTTGAAATCGAATGATTTGTATTCGCCGGCCTCGATGTGGTATGTACCCGGTTCTGTTACTTCTGAGAAGTCGAGTTTGCAGATTGTATCGCCTGAGTCAGCGTCCTTTGTAGGAGCAGAAGATGTGCCCTTGAATACTGATTTGCCGCTCTTGTCAACTACTTCGAAGTCAACTGCACCTGAAAGGCTGATGCTTGAAGCACCGTGATTGATATCACCGCCGTTATCGCCGAGAACTGCGATTTTCTTACGGTTAGGGAAGTAACCAACCTGGTTTACTGAGATGTAGTTGTTCTTGAGTCCGCTGAAGTCACGGCTGATAGCACCGTAGTGGTTGTTTGGATCTGCGTCTGTATCTGAACCTGTCTCATCAATGATTGACATGTCGTCGAACCAGATTTCATCGCCGTCTTCTGCGTTACCTTCGTACTGAGTACCCTTTGCATAGTGGAATGCCCATTCACATGCTTCGAGATCCTTTGTTGGTGTGAAAGTACCGCTTACTTCCTGCCAGTCAGTTGTGAGCTTGAGAGCCTTGCCCCACTGACCGCCATTGTGAGGGCCGTTGCCCATTTCCTTCTTGTCGCCGAATAATACGCAGTATTCTTCATCGCCCTTGATGTTTGAGATCTTTGAGCAGAGTTCCATGCCGGCTCTCTTGCCCTTAGCTCTGAATGATACTGTGTATGTATGACCAGACTTGAAGTTAAGGTTTCTGTGTCTTACCTGAAGGTCCCACTTTTCCTTGTCAGCACCCTGTGCAACAAGTACCATTACGTGGAGATTACCGTCTTCAGTAAGTTCGAAGTTCTGCTTAGCAGGGCTTGATTCACATGTATGCCATGGAAGAGCCTTGTAATCGAATGTTGTTTCGCCGAGTACCTGACCAGCAGATACAACGTCAATGTCACTTACCGGGAATGCAGCAACGCCAGCAAGCATAGCAACTGCAGCAACAGCAGCTAAAGATCTCTTAAGATTTTTACTTGACATTTGATTTTCCTCCTAATTTCTTGCCTGTTTTTTCAAAAACGAGGCTTCAAAAAAATACCTGACACCGTTTCATATGCAGAACCAGGTCTGTCAGACAGACTACAACAGATGAAACGGTCTAAATAAAACAGCTCTGCACACAATATAATAAAGTATACAGCACTGTCCTATCGCTGTTAATATTATAATATTTTTTTCTCCCAAAGTAAAGTATATTTGAAAACTTTGTTAATGGTCATAGTAATTACTTTTGTTTTTTGTGCACTTCACATTAAATTGTAGCTTCTTTTTCTATATTTTCAATAAGACATAAGATTTTTTAATGCATTTGTACTTGTTTATTGTTATTTTTCAACTAAAAAAGCACATATCACCGTATTGCGATATGTGCTTTTTTTATGGAAACGCTGATTTATTCAGCGTGGGTCTCCGGGGCGAAGCCCCGCAAATCCCACCTCCGGAAATCCGGCGAAGCCGGATTTCCGGGTTAATCAGTGTTTCCTTATAAAATCTGAATTACTTTGCGATGAGTGACTTGCCTGTCATTTCTGCCGGCTGTTCAACTCCGAGGAGTTCGAGCATTGTAGGCGCGATGTCAGCGAGAACGCCGCCTTCGCGGAGCTTGCAGTCCTTACCCACTACAACGAACGGAACAGGATTTGTTGTATGAGCTGTGAACGGGCTGCCGTCAGCTTCGAACATCTTGTCAGCATTGCCGTGGTCAGCTGTAAGAAGTGCGATACCGCCCTTTGCAAGTATTGCTTCAACCATTCTGCCAACGCATGTGTCAACAGCTTCAACTGCTGCCTTCGCTGCGTCAAATACGCCTGTGTGACCTACCATGTCGCAGTTAGCGTAGTTGAGGATAATAACGTCGTACTTGTCAGAATTGATCGCATCAACAACTGCATCTGTTACTTCGTAAGCGCTCATTTCAGGCTTCATATCGAATGTCTCAACGTCAGGTGACTTGATGAGTATTCTGTCTTCGCCTTCGAACTGCTTTTCCTCACCGCCGTTGAAGAAGAATGTTACGTGAGCATACTTCTGAGTTTCAGCGATACGGAGCTGTGTCTTACCGAGCTTTGCAAGGTATTCACCGAAAGTCATCTTCAGTTCTTCCGGAGGGAATGCTACAGAAACGTTCGGCATTGCTGCGTCGTACTGTGCCATGCATACGAAGTGTACCGGGAAGTACTTTCTTTCGAAGCCCTTGAATTCAGGATCAACGAATGCTCTTGTGATCTGTCTTGCACGGTCAGGACGGAAGTTGAAGAAGATAACGCTGTCGTTTTCCTTTACCATTCCGTTTTCATCTGTTACAACAGGTACTACGAACTCGTCTGTTACGCCTGCTGCGTATGAATCCTTAACAGCCTGAACAGGATCGGAAGCCTTGTTTCCTTCGCCCTTAACCATTGCATTGTATGCCTTTTCAACTCTGTCCCATGCATTGTCACGGTCCATTGCGTAGAAACGGCCTGCAACAGTTGCCACAGAGCCAACGCCGATCTTCTTTATTTCAGCTACAGCTTCTTCCATGAATTCCGCAGCTGATGAAGGAGGAACGTCACGTCCGTCGAGGAATGTGTGAACGTATACCTTTTCAAGGCCGTTTCTCTTTGCGAGTTCGAGGAGTCCGTAGAGGTGCTCTGAATGGCTGTGTACGCCGCCAGGTGAAAGAAGGCCCATGAGGTGGAGTGCTGTGCCGTTCTTTTTGCAGTTTTCAACTGCAGCCATAAGTGCCTTGTTTTCGAAGAAGTCGCCGTCCTTTATTGACTTTGAGATCTTAACGAGCATCTGGTAAACGATACGGCCTGCGCCGATGTTTGTGTGGCCAACTTCAGAGTTACCCATCTGGCCGTCCGGAAGGCCTACGTCAAGTCCGCTTGCGCCGATTATTGTGTTCGGTCCCTTGAAGTACTTGTCGAGATTCGGTTTATTAGCTGCTGCTATAGCGTTGCCGTATGTATCCGGATTGTAGCCATAGCCGTCCATTATAATAAGTGCGACTGGTTTCTTTGCCACGCCTATCAGTTCCTTTCAGTATTTAAATTTTAAAATAGCAGTTTAACCCCACCCCCTGCTCCCTCCCGGAGGGAGGGGGTGACAGAAGAACTGGTTCTTCTGTCTTAAGGATGGGAAAACCTCAGAAAGCTGATCTGAGTGTTAAACTGCTGAATAATTACTTATATATAGATTAGCCTTCTACTGCAGCCTGAACGATTGTGTTGAAGTCGTTAGCCTTGAGTGAAGCACCGCCGATGAGACCGCCGTCGATGTCTGGCTTAGCGAGGAGTTCCTTGCAGTTGCCTGCGTTCATTGAACCGCCGTACTGGATTGTTACTGCATCAGCTGTAGCCTTGTCGAACATCTTAGCGAGTTCGCCGCGGATGAATGCGCATACTTCTTCAGCCTGTTCCGGTGTAGCTGTCTTGCCTGTACCGATAGCCCATACTGGTTCGTAAGCGATAACTACGTTCTTGATGCACTTTTCGCATGTGCCCTTGAGGCCTACCTTGATCTGTGTAGCGATAACTTCTTCAGTGATGTTAAGTTCTCTCTGTTCGAGTGTTTCACCAACGCAAACGATCGGCTTGAGGCCAGCTTCGAGAGCAGCGAGTGTTCTCTTGTTTACTGTTTCGTCTGTTTCACCGAAGTACTGTCTTCTTTCTGAGTGACCGATTACAACGTATTCAACACCGAGTTCTGTGAGCATGTCTGCTGAGATCTCGCCTGTGAAAGCGCCGCTCTTTTCGAAGTGTACGTTTTCAGCACCGATCTTAACGTTTGAACCGGCTGTTGTGTTGATAGCTGTTTCGAGGTTTGTGAACGGTACGCATGCGATTACTTCTACTTTGCCTTCAGCGTTTGCTACGAGTGGCTTGATAGCTTCAAGTAATTCCTTTGCTTCCGGTCTTGTTTTGTTCATTTTCCAGTTACCAGCAATGATTGCTTTTCTTAATGACTTGTTCATTATAATAACTCCTTTTGTGATAGTATTTTTATTCAGGCTGCTTCAGATTTTTTAGTTGAAGCAGTTTTACTTTGCAGGGCTTTGCGGTCGCCCTGCACCTTCGCTCGCCTTTGCGTCGGTTTCTATACCTTTGCGACATTCAAAAAGGCGGAGAAGAGACCCCGCCTTTAGGTTCTGAATATGGCAGCAGAATTACTTTTCTGCGATTACGTCAACGCCTGGAAGAACCTTGCCTTCGAGGTATTCGAGTGATGCACCGCCGCCTGTTGAGATGTGGCTCATCTTGTCGCCGAAGCCGAGCTGCATAACTGCTGCTGCTGAGTCGCCGCCGCCGATGATTGTTGTTGCATCTGTTTCAGCAAGTGCCTTTGCTACTGCGATTGTACCAGCTGCGAGTGTTGGGTTTTCGAAAACGCCCATAGGTCCGTTCCATACAACTGTCTTAGCTGTCTTAACTGCTTCAGCGTAGAGCTTCTGTGTTTCAGGTCCGATGTCGAGGCCTTCTCTGTCTGCAGGGATCTCACTTGACTTAACTACTGAAACTTCGATAGGAGCATCGATTGGATCAGGGAAACCTGCTGCTGTTGTTGTATCTACAGGGAGGAGGAGCTTCTTGCCGAGCTTTTCAGCCTTAGCGATCATTTCCTTGCAGTAGTCGATCTTTTCGTCGTCAACGAGTGAGAGACCTACTGAACCGCCCTGAGCCTTAATGAATGTGTATGCCATACCGCCGCCGATGATAAGTGTGTCGCACTTTTCGAGGAGGTTTGAGATAACGTTGAGCTTGTCAGCAACCTTGGCACCGCCGAGGATAGCAACAAAAGGTCTTACAGGATCTTCAACTGCATTGCCGAGGTACTGGATTTCCTTCTGCATGAGGTAACCAACTGCTGTTTCCTTAACGAACTTTGTAACACCTGCTGTTGAAGCGTGTGCACGGTGAGCTGAACCGAAAGCATCCATTACGAATACCTGGTTGTCTACGAGGTCAGCGAGTTCCTTTGAAAGGTTTTCGCCGTTCTTTGTTTCGTCATTGCCTCTGAAACGAGTGTTTTCGAGAACTACGATCTCGCCTTCCTTCATTTCAGCAACTGCCTTCTTTGCGTTTTCGCCTACTACTGTGTCGTCCTTAGCAAAAACTACCTTTGTGTCAACGAGTTCTGCGAGTCTGTCTGCAGCCGGCTTGAGTGAGAACTTGTCTTCAGGACCGTTCTTCGGCTTGCCGAGGTGTGAACAGAGTACTACCTTACCGCCGTCAGCGATAAGCTTCTTTATTGTAGGAAGAGCAGCCTGGATTCTGTTGTCGTTTGTGATAACGCCGTCCTTGAGAGGTACGTTGAAGTCAACTCTTACAAGAACCTTCTTGCCCTTAACACTGATATCATCTACTGTAACCTTGTTTAAACCTGCCATTATTAAACTTCCTTTCAAATATATAATTTTGAGAAACACTGAATCAGGTCATATATCCGGCAAGCCGGATATATGACGGGAGAGCACGGAGCTTCGCCCCGTCCCCCACGCTGATTTACATGCAAATCAGCGTTTCCTTAGTTTAGTGGCATGGGTGGCGAAAGCACACCCATATATCTATTCTATAATATTTCGGCGGTTTTTACAAGTGAAAATTCAAAAAAATTTAGGTTTTTAATATTTCACCGTTTTTTTCATATTTTTGTATAAAAATCAGTTGTAATCAAAGCATTTTCATGTTAAAATCATCTTATTAAGAATAAACGGAGGCTTTGATTTGAAAATAAGGAAAATC from Ruminococcus sp. HUN007 includes:
- a CDS encoding glycoside hydrolase family 9 protein, whose translation is MSSKNLKRSLAAVAAVAMLAGVAAFPVSDIDVVSAGQVLGETTFDYKALPWHTCESSPAKQNFELTEDGNLHVMVLVAQGADKEKWDLQVRHRNLNFKSGHTYTVSFRAKGKRAGMELCSKISNIKGDEEYCVLFGDKKEMGNGPHNGGQWGKALKLTTDWQEVSGTFTPTKDLEACEWAFHYAKGTQYEGNAEDGDEIWFDDMSIIDETGSDTDADPNNHYGAISRDFSGLKNNYISVNQVGYFPNRKKIAVLGDNGGDINHGASSISLSGAVDFEVVDKSGKSVFKGTSSAPTKDADSGDTICKLDFSEVTEPGTYHIEAGEYKSFDFKIGDDIYSESDHNLLTNAMNYFYQNRSGIDIEEKYITSGDKSTLAHKGGHKEDTASVQKIWKNEYASESEATSTYASSKITANGGWYDAGDHGKYVVNGGISVWTLQNMYERAVLVDESKKFDDGSGTVVVPETGNKVPDVLDEAAVELDWIAEMKVDASEPTWGKKAAGLYYHKLHDHKWTGLATKPWDYEKEWKTVRIVKPPTFAATLNYAACAAQAARLWEPYDSTKAAKYLSSAIDAYKAYKAAYYEADLSTTTHPDLKCDCPKEEINEESLYAPMWQAKGGGPYGDNYVLDDAYWAACELFVSAKQMGDAYADEALKELESYDRAYQVTTKVTGGENKGGSLTSFNWGNTASAGSLSLALHKDLLSDAGKKKVEDSIVEAADAYIKEEGAQGYGLPYAYTGDAYNDPNNLDPSIMIKGYEWGSNSMVINNAIVMAYAYDQTGDGKYVDGVTSAMDYLLGTNPLSFSFVSGYGTYRLHNPHHRYWSKELDKTLPSAPDGVLSGGPNAGLQDPYVRALGFVPGKEGNPSQRCYVDSIEAWSTNEVTINWNSPLAWVASFLEDNGNAKGKDVTDPTTKPTTTTTEPTKTADPTVEPTKTTDPTTPTSAPTTTDGLLLGDVDLSGTIDVTDLSTLSLSLVDKKELKGDSFKNADVTKDGKVDLTDLATLRQYLSKKITKF
- the gpmI gene encoding 2,3-bisphosphoglycerate-independent phosphoglycerate mutase — translated: MAKKPVALIIMDGYGYNPDTYGNAIAAANKPNLDKYFKGPNTIIGASGLDVGLPDGQMGNSEVGHTNIGAGRIVYQMLVKISKSIKDGDFFENKALMAAVENCKKNGTALHLMGLLSPGGVHSHSEHLYGLLELAKRNGLEKVYVHTFLDGRDVPPSSAAEFMEEAVAEIKKIGVGSVATVAGRFYAMDRDNAWDRVEKAYNAMVKGEGNKASDPVQAVKDSYAAGVTDEFVVPVVTDENGMVKENDSVIFFNFRPDRARQITRAFVDPEFKGFERKYFPVHFVCMAQYDAAMPNVSVAFPPEELKMTFGEYLAKLGKTQLRIAETQKYAHVTFFFNGGEEKQFEGEDRILIKSPDVETFDMKPEMSAYEVTDAVVDAINSDKYDVIILNYANCDMVGHTGVFDAAKAAVEAVDTCVGRMVEAILAKGGIALLTADHGNADKMFEADGSPFTAHTTNPVPFVVVGKDCKLREGGVLADIAPTMLELLGVEQPAEMTGKSLIAK
- the tpiA gene encoding triose-phosphate isomerase — encoded protein: MNKSLRKAIIAGNWKMNKTRPEAKELLEAIKPLVANAEGKVEVIACVPFTNLETAINTTAGSNVKIGAENVHFEKSGAFTGEISADMLTELGVEYVVIGHSERRQYFGETDETVNKRTLAALEAGLKPIVCVGETLEQRELNITEEVIATQIKVGLKGTCEKCIKNVVIAYEPVWAIGTGKTATPEQAEEVCAFIRGELAKMFDKATADAVTIQYGGSMNAGNCKELLAKPDIDGGLIGGASLKANDFNTIVQAAVEG
- a CDS encoding phosphoglycerate kinase yields the protein MAGLNKVTVDDISVKGKKVLVRVDFNVPLKDGVITNDNRIQAALPTIKKLIADGGKVVLCSHLGKPKNGPEDKFSLKPAADRLAELVDTKVVFAKDDTVVGENAKKAVAEMKEGEIVVLENTRFRGNDETKNGENLSKELADLVDNQVFVMDAFGSAHRAHASTAGVTKFVKETAVGYLMQKEIQYLGNAVEDPVRPFVAILGGAKVADKLNVISNLLEKCDTLIIGGGMAYTFIKAQGGSVGLSLVDDEKIDYCKEMIAKAEKLGKKLLLPVDTTTAAGFPDPIDAPIEVSVVKSSEIPADREGLDIGPETQKLYAEAVKTAKTVVWNGPMGVFENPTLAAGTIAVAKALAETDATTIIGGGDSAAAVMQLGFGDKMSHISTGGGASLEYLEGKVLPGVDVIAEK